In the Flavobacterium sp. J372 genome, one interval contains:
- a CDS encoding DUF488 family protein, which translates to MQKNPLYTIGHGVRKAEDFLDLLKKYNIDYLADVRSVPYSRFNPQYRQPALKSFLEANGITYIFMGNTLGGRPKDAFCYDEKGKIDYTIVSTKLFFLEGIDRLKDAYAQDISLAIMCSESKPIECHRTHLISNALQRENIEIMHIDEKGNLQKHEDILNKLQTGQKDLFDNIK; encoded by the coding sequence ATGCAGAAAAACCCACTCTACACAATAGGCCATGGTGTGCGCAAGGCCGAGGATTTCCTGGACTTGCTGAAAAAATATAATATTGACTATCTGGCAGACGTGCGGTCTGTGCCATACTCGCGGTTTAATCCGCAATACAGGCAGCCGGCGCTGAAAAGCTTTCTTGAGGCTAACGGCATCACTTATATTTTTATGGGCAATACGCTTGGCGGCAGGCCAAAAGATGCTTTCTGCTATGATGAAAAAGGTAAGATAGATTACACTATTGTCAGCACAAAGCTATTTTTCCTTGAAGGAATTGACAGGCTTAAAGATGCTTATGCGCAGGATATCAGCCTCGCAATAATGTGCAGTGAAAGCAAGCCAATTGAATGCCACCGGACACACCTGATATCAAATGCGCTTCAAAGAGAGAATATCGAAATAATGCATATTGATGAGAAAGGTAATCTCCAAAAACATGAAGATATATTAAATAAATTACAAACCGGTCAGAAGGATCTCTTCGACAATATCAAGTGA
- a CDS encoding DUF6588 family protein — protein MRKLRSIQNAAVAAMLCIAGGANAQTEELEQVGRLIDDALFYSDKYITPATDGAIYQAASGWMASAKKRDFLHFDVSLNTNVFFVPQSDRSFVINNSDLKFFTLTEGTSATVPTALGNDQQVNLTGQLGDEEVKLKTPEGINREAVVYPCLQGTIGIGAGFEIIGKYSPKIKLKRSNYQVYGVGLKHSIAHYLGWFQRKGINLAVLAAYSKEDVTFDFLNVDTSAGTLGIDSLNGLVDTWQFQANASKEFGNFEVMGGFIMNTSAIEYRVAGQRGSIEDIIPLQQVLNTRLEAIAKSRTNYIGEASLRYNFGHFGLQGIFAFGKFANTNFSIHYQF, from the coding sequence ATGCGTAAACTTAGGAGTATACAAAACGCTGCTGTTGCTGCCATGCTGTGTATAGCGGGTGGTGCAAATGCGCAGACAGAAGAATTAGAACAAGTAGGGCGTCTCATTGATGACGCCCTGTTTTATTCTGATAAATACATAACCCCGGCGACCGACGGCGCCATATACCAGGCAGCTTCCGGCTGGATGGCAAGTGCCAAAAAGCGCGATTTCCTGCATTTTGATGTTTCGCTAAATACCAATGTTTTCTTCGTACCGCAGAGTGACAGGAGTTTTGTAATCAACAATTCAGATTTAAAATTCTTTACACTTACCGAAGGAACATCGGCAACCGTACCCACGGCTTTGGGAAATGACCAACAGGTAAATCTTACGGGTCAGTTGGGAGATGAGGAAGTGAAGCTGAAAACACCGGAAGGTATTAACAGAGAGGCAGTTGTATATCCTTGTCTTCAGGGAACTATCGGCATTGGTGCAGGCTTTGAGATTATAGGTAAATATTCACCTAAAATAAAGCTGAAGCGCAGCAATTATCAGGTGTATGGAGTAGGGCTTAAGCATAGCATAGCGCATTATCTGGGCTGGTTTCAGCGAAAAGGTATCAATCTGGCAGTGCTGGCGGCTTACTCAAAAGAAGATGTTACGTTTGATTTCCTTAATGTTGATACATCGGCAGGAACATTGGGTATAGACTCATTGAATGGACTGGTAGATACATGGCAGTTTCAGGCAAATGCATCAAAAGAGTTCGGTAATTTTGAAGTGATGGGTGGTTTCATCATGAACACCAGCGCGATAGAATATAGGGTAGCAGGCCAGCGCGGCAGCATTGAAGATATAATCCCGTTGCAACAGGTGCTCAATACAAGGCTGGAGGCGATTGCCAAATCACGCACCAATTATATTGGTGAGGCATCTTTGCGTTATAATTTTGGACATTTTGGGCTGCAGGGTATCTTTGCTTTCGGTAAATTTGCAAACACAAACTTTTCAATACATTATCAATTTTAA
- a CDS encoding malate dehydrogenase yields the protein MKVTVVGAGNVGATCADVISYRGIASEVVLLDIKEGFAEGKAMDIMQCATTTGFNTMVSGSTNDYAKTAGSDVVVITSGIPRKPGMTREELIGINAGIVKSVAENVLKHSPEAIIVVVSNPMDTMTYLTLKATGLPKNRIIGMGGALDSSRFKYYLSKALDKPSNDIQGMVIGGHGDTTMIPLTRLASYNGVPVNQFLNDDELKKVAADTMVGGATLTGLLGTSAWYAPGASVAYLVDSILNDQMRMIPCSVLLEGEYGQEDICMGVPCIIGKNGLEKIVDINLNDEEKALFAKSADAVRAMNGDLKSVL from the coding sequence ATGAAAGTTACAGTAGTAGGCGCCGGTAATGTAGGCGCTACGTGTGCAGATGTGATTTCGTACAGGGGCATAGCCAGCGAAGTGGTTTTGCTTGACATTAAAGAAGGATTTGCAGAAGGCAAGGCAATGGATATTATGCAATGTGCTACCACAACAGGATTTAATACTATGGTATCAGGCTCAACAAATGACTATGCAAAAACTGCCGGCAGCGATGTTGTGGTAATTACTTCAGGTATACCGCGCAAGCCGGGTATGACACGTGAAGAGCTTATTGGTATCAACGCAGGCATAGTAAAATCGGTTGCTGAAAACGTGCTTAAGCATTCGCCGGAAGCTATAATCGTAGTGGTATCAAACCCAATGGATACTATGACGTACCTTACTCTAAAAGCTACAGGCCTGCCTAAAAACCGCATTATTGGTATGGGTGGAGCGCTTGACAGCTCAAGGTTTAAATACTATCTTTCAAAAGCGCTAGACAAGCCGTCAAACGACATACAAGGCATGGTGATAGGCGGCCATGGCGATACTACTATGATACCGCTTACAAGGCTGGCATCATACAACGGTGTGCCTGTAAACCAGTTCCTTAATGATGATGAACTGAAAAAAGTTGCAGCTGACACAATGGTTGGCGGCGCAACCCTTACAGGACTTTTAGGTACATCAGCGTGGTATGCACCAGGAGCATCTGTAGCATATCTTGTTGACAGTATACTGAATGACCAGATGCGTATGATACCTTGCTCAGTGCTTCTTGAAGGCGAGTACGGTCAGGAAGATATATGCATGGGTGTACCGTGCATTATCGGCAAAAACGGCCTTGAGAAAATTGTTGACATCAACCTGAATGACGAAGAAAAAGCGTTATTTGCCAAGAGTGCAGATGCAGTAAGAGCCATGAACGGCGACCTTAAATCTGTGCTGTAA